The Candidatus Gracilibacteria bacterium genome has a window encoding:
- a CDS encoding 2Fe-2S iron-sulfur cluster-binding protein codes for MITIKLRDPSGNWHTFVGDSKSSITEQCEKHGIDSPFACRAGVCHACMCRVTSGGEHLVQNAFGEKMVDTERDEFLTCIGGLHERRATSEENFEVVLDFAE; via the coding sequence ATGATTACCATCAAGCTCCGCGACCCCTCCGGAAACTGGCATACCTTCGTAGGTGATAGCAAATCCTCTATTACAGAACAATGTGAGAAGCATGGTATTGACTCCCCTTTTGCCTGTCGTGCTGGCGTCTGTCATGCTTGTATGTGCCGAGTAACATCATGAGGAGAGCATCTCGTGCAAAATGCCTTTGGTGAAAAAATGGTTGATACCGAGAGAGATGAATTTTTGACGTGCATCGGATGACTCCATGAGAGGCGGGCAACTTCAGAAGAAAATTTTGAAGTCGTTCTTGATTTTGCGGAATAA
- the rplA gene encoding 50S ribosomal protein L1, with the protein MPRGKKYTAALKFIELSKAYSVEEAVALLEKTNFVKFDPTVEIHFHLGINPTKADQMVRMGMTLPHGTGKTVKIAAFSDAGDEKALIGAGALIAGGDDLISGIEAGSTPINFDIAIATPAMMRKMGKIAKVLGPKGLMPNPKSGTVGDDLLAIIQELKGGKFEVKNDKQGDIHGMIGKLSFGAKKLTENLQAFIHSVNDARPSGLKANLTYIKSISVCTSMGPGISVKI; encoded by the coding sequence ATGCCACGAGGCAAAAAATACACTGCTGCGCTCAAGTTTATTGAGCTCAGCAAAGCTTACTCCGTAGAAGAAGCAGTTGCTCTTCTCGAAAAGACCAACTTCGTCAAGTTTGACCCAACAGTTGAAATACATTTTCATCTTGGTATCAATCCTACGAAAGCCGATCAGATGGTTCGTATGGGTATGACCCTCCCTCATGGGACTGGTAAAACAGTAAAAATCGCAGCATTTAGTGATGCAGGTGATGAGAAAGCTCTTATTGGAGCTGGAGCATTGATAGCCGGTGGGGATGATCTCATCTCAGGTATCGAAGCTGGATCTACACCTATCAACTTTGACATCGCTATCGCTACTCCTGCGATGATGCGTAAGATGGGTAAGATTGCCAAGGTCCTCGGTCCAAAAGGCCTGATGCCAAATCCAAAATCTGGAACAGTCGGTGACGATCTCCTCGCCATCATCCAAGAGCTCAAGGGTGGTAAATTCGAAGTGAAAAATGATAAACAAGGTGATATCCATGGTATGATTGGGAAACTTTCTTTTGGAGCTAAAAAGCTCACAGAAAATCTTCAAGCATTTATCCATAGCGTCAACGATGCTCGTCCATCTGGGCTCAAAGCAAACTTAACCTATATCAAATCAATCTCTGTGTGCACTTCTATGTGACCTGGCATTTCTGTGAAGATATAA
- the aspS gene encoding aspartate--tRNA(Asn) ligase, producing MNNANLISSLQNGTLSQEDLNNLVLAHKKGELIPEASDSENIGEIQDFVQKIVERRLFVDDYNSDRTLIGNVDLLGNNQPVKLQGLVGKIRNQKNVYFFDLQDHTGITQCIVWKPEAGDDINGKISELSKGSAVTVSGTLKKGDEAKAKNGVEIQVTGLIINGAAKQDYPIQPTSSLEAKMDWRHISLRDPESRLIFQIQTALEESLRSYWNERGFIEIHSPKLMGSQSESGSELFKLEYFGDKTAYLAQSPQFYKQLAMTAGFDKVFEIGPVFRANPSFTSRHDTEFTMIDLEMSWVESHEDVMRVEEEMLRKLLTDLKGRYGDAVEKLFGEKINIPETPFPRITLDDARRIVFEKYKHEMPHTEDLDPEGERLIFRHVQEEYGHDFVFVTDYPTSVRPFYHMRYPDKPNVTKSFDLLWKGLEITTGAQREHRVDILSDQIAEKGLLDQEGIQNYLKFFNNGAPPHGGFGLGLTRMLMILLGKKNVREVTYLYRGPNRLTP from the coding sequence ATGAATAATGCAAACTTAATTTCTAGTCTCCAAAACTGAACTCTATCACAAGAAGACTTAAACAATCTTGTCCTAGCTCACAAAAAATGAGAACTTATACCAGAAGCTTCAGATAGTGAGAACATTTGAGAAATACAAGACTTTGTTCAAAAAATTGTTGAAAGGAGATTATTCGTGGATGATTACAATTCAGACAGAACCCTGATTGGTAATGTGGATTTATTATGAAATAACCAGCCAGTGAAACTCCAAGGCCTGGTTTGAAAAATACGAAATCAAAAAAATGTTTACTTCTTTGATTTACAGGACCACACTTGAATAACTCAGTGTATCGTATGGAAGCCTGAAGCAGGCGATGATATAAACTGAAAAATCAGTGAACTTTCAAAATGATCTGCAGTTACTGTGAGCGGTACATTAAAAAAATGAGACGAAGCAAAAGCAAAAAATGGTGTTGAAATACAGGTAACAGGACTCATTATAAATTGAGCAGCAAAGCAAGACTACCCAATTCAGCCAACCTCCTCATTAGAGGCAAAGATGGATTGGCGACATATTTCCCTTCGTGATCCAGAATCTCGACTTATTTTCCAAATACAAACCGCCCTCGAAGAATCGCTGAGATCTTATTGGAATGAAAGATGATTCATTGAGATTCATTCTCCGAAGCTTATGTGATCACAAAGTGAGTCTGGATCAGAGTTATTTAAACTTGAATATTTCTGAGATAAAACTGCTTATTTAGCACAATCGCCCCAGTTTTATAAGCAATTAGCAATGACAGCTGGTTTTGATAAAGTGTTCGAAATCTGACCAGTTTTTAGAGCAAATCCTTCATTTACATCGAGACATGACACGGAATTTACTATGATAGATCTAGAAATGTCTTGGGTAGAATCGCATGAGGATGTGATGCGGGTGGAAGAGGAAATGTTACGAAAATTACTAACAGATTTAAAGTGAAGATATGGTGATGCTGTGGAAAAATTATTTGGAGAAAAAATAAATATTCCTGAGACTCCATTCCCAAGGATCACTCTTGATGATGCGAGAAGAATAGTATTCGAAAAATATAAGCACGAGATGCCACATACTGAGGATTTAGACCCTGAAGGTGAAAGATTAATCTTTAGACATGTTCAAGAAGAATATGGGCACGACTTTGTTTTTGTGACAGATTATCCAACATCAGTAAGACCATTTTATCATATGCGTTACCCGGATAAACCCAACGTAACAAAAAGTTTTGATTTACTCTGGAAATGATTAGAGATCACTACCGGTGCGCAAAGAGAACACAGGGTTGATATTTTGAGTGATCAAATTGCAGAAAAAGGCCTTTTAGATCAGGAAGGAATTCAAAATTATTTAAAGTTCTTCAATAATGGTGCTCCTCCACATGGATGATTTGGATTATGACTCACAAGAATGCTTATGATTCTTTTATGAAAAAAGAATGTTAGAGAAGTGACTTACCTCTATAGATGACCAAACAGGTTAACTCCCTAA
- a CDS encoding phosphotransferase: MNHPNTKDLKLLGKGEAYTVYELNFETILRIRYTGEKYQNYGSEQKLLSCLHNQAKIFPQLLEYNEDGDWGIYTRIHGASASSYISHASIEEMQDLTKEICDTLQVLHSIAPETLLGLGYTDLRSTSSGNLDWLRGDIKNKLSGFPENVVKNILQYINELETYNYPHPTMTHGDISLENIIVDPNNGRLAGIIDFSDARVADPALDFDNLGRLSEYAWAYLGEHIDVYSDIVSLKKRAEFYSKRRYLFSYLYNFKHRSEDDILWVFGASFELEPLL, encoded by the coding sequence ATGAATCATCCCAACACAAAAGATCTGAAACTTCTCTGAAAATGAGAAGCATATACTGTTTACGAATTGAATTTCGAGACGATATTACGTATTCGTTATACCTGAGAAAAGTATCAAAATTATGGCAGTGAGCAGAAATTACTTTCTTGTTTACATAATCAAGCAAAGATTTTTCCTCAACTATTAGAATATAACGAGGACTGAGACTGGTGAATATATACGAGAATTCATGGAGCATCTGCGAGTTCATATATTTCTCATGCTAGCATAGAAGAGATGCAAGATCTCACAAAAGAAATCTGTGATACTCTTCAGGTTCTACATTCCATAGCCCCAGAAACACTCTTGTGATTATGATACACTGATTTGAGAAGTACTTCTTCAGGAAATTTGGATTGGCTACGGGGTGACATAAAAAACAAATTATCATGATTTCCAGAGAACGTTGTAAAAAATATACTGCAATATATCAACGAATTAGAGACATATAACTACCCTCATCCTACCATGACACATGGCGATATATCTCTAGAAAATATCATTGTAGATCCCAATAATTGAAGACTTGCAGGTATTATTGATTTTTCGGATGCCAGAGTAGCAGATCCAGCTCTTGATTTTGATAATCTCTGACGTTTGTCAGAATATGCCTGGGCGTATTTGGGCGAACATATAGACGTATATAGTGATATAGTTTCACTTAAAAAGAGGGCAGAGTTTTACAGTAAAAGAAGGTATTTATTTAGTTATTTATATAACTTCAAACATCGCTCAGAAGATGATATATTATGGGTGTTCGGGGCAAGTTTTGAGTTAGAACCTTTACTATAA
- a CDS encoding asparagine--tRNA ligase — MDAPSGQTEHGAKLTNLQEVLIKAVSSKVVDITSFWNENAELMKGVFESFDDFQDFYGKVMGLKNPTFGKRIRIASLQQCEEGKHIWIKGWVKSLRNHGAIIFVDLMDSTGTIQCCLNKEQASGLRMEEGVELGGHISIHRGKSEIQVDQIKRINPSQPGITMQPRSESDPFNGNTVDHLLRNRHLYLRNPKLAAMMKFRNLLQSEMRSWFSKNDFISFDAPILTPVPLYEDDSAIKAGLSKQNVFMTQCVGYYLEAAAHGLEKVYNMGPSFRGEEGRSKRHLMEYWHIKAEWCWDNFEGVIGAVEEIIPFLTRQLKAKGGDFLKELGVNLCEDGLKAPYPRITYRECCDILAREGFDIEFGKSLGSKEEEFLSHNFFPNHPFWVTGIPRSIEPFPYSIDPQDTEVCMVADLITSNGCGELLGVAEKIYDFDMLLERMREKNRDTDPRYEFVREVHASGCVPHVAFGMGLERLMRWLIGNDHVRDCHGFPRIFDRTMNP; from the coding sequence ATGGACGCTCCGAGCTGACAAACGGAACATGGTGCCAAACTTACAAATCTCCAGGAAGTACTTATCAAGGCGGTAAGCTCTAAAGTGGTCGATATTACATCATTCTGGAATGAAAACGCTGAATTAATGAAATGAGTATTTGAATCCTTTGATGACTTTCAAGATTTTTACGGAAAGGTTATGGGTCTAAAAAATCCAACCTTCGGTAAAAGGATCCGGATCGCTTCCCTGCAACAATGCGAAGAGTGAAAACATATATGGATAAAATGATGGGTCAAATCACTGCGCAATCATGGTGCAATTATCTTTGTCGATCTAATGGATTCAACTGGTACTATTCAGTGTTGTTTAAATAAAGAGCAGGCTTCTGGTTTGAGAATGGAAGAATGAGTTGAATTATGAGGTCATATAAGTATACATCGCGGAAAATCAGAGATACAGGTTGATCAAATCAAAAGAATCAACCCTTCGCAACCAGGAATAACCATGCAACCGCGATCCGAGTCAGATCCTTTTAATTGAAATACCGTTGATCATCTCCTAAGAAATAGGCATTTATACCTCAGAAATCCGAAACTGGCCGCAATGATGAAATTTAGAAATTTACTTCAAAGTGAAATGCGATCATGGTTCAGTAAAAATGATTTTATATCTTTCGATGCGCCTATCCTTACCCCCGTACCATTGTATGAAGATGATTCGGCTATTAAGGCAGGGCTTTCAAAACAAAATGTCTTTATGACTCAATGTGTTTGATATTATTTAGAAGCTGCAGCACATGGGTTAGAGAAAGTATATAATATGGGGCCCTCATTCCGATGAGAAGAGGGTAGGTCAAAAAGACACCTTATGGAATATTGGCACATAAAAGCTGAGTGGTGTTGGGATAATTTTGAATGAGTTATCTGAGCCGTTGAGGAGATTATACCTTTTCTAACAAGGCAGTTAAAAGCAAAAGGTGGAGATTTTTTGAAGGAATTAGGGGTCAATCTCTGTGAAGATGGGCTAAAAGCACCATATCCACGAATAACATATCGTGAGTGCTGTGACATTCTTGCAAGAGAGTGATTTGATATTGAATTTTGAAAAAGTCTTGGATCAAAAGAAGAAGAATTCTTATCGCATAATTTTTTTCCTAATCATCCTTTTTGGGTAACCTGAATACCCAGATCAATTGAGCCATTCCCATACTCTATAGACCCACAAGACACTGAAGTATGCATGGTTGCAGATCTGATTACAAGTAATTGATGTGGTGAATTACTTTGAGTAGCTGAAAAGATCTATGATTTTGATATGTTGTTGGAAAGAATGAGGGAAAAAAATAGAGATACTGATCCGCGTTATGAATTCGTGAGAGAAGTACATGCAAGCTGATGTGTTCCACATGTAGCTTTCTGAATGGGCTTGGAAAGACTTATGCGTTGGTTGATATGAAATGACCATGTAAGAGATTGTCATGGATTTCCAAGAATTTTTGATAGAACGATGAATCCTTAA
- a CDS encoding serine protease yields the protein MKKILLSFCFLSFVFCTNVLAASSPVVQVVSYKEPLGLYYLLQGWGSGSIIDNAGHIITNNHVVDDGFGGISDDFAICMTEDPALPPQCHYTASVVSRDADADVAILQIAPTDIFGKNVDFSKFSTLPINMDYSPASGDTVVARGYPWVGANTITETKGIVSGTAQYNGKKYIKTDTLIAGGNSGGPLIQDGKMVGINTFLIGGGYDPSLGYSLLISEAKDFITKALSQIKTLQSNNPLFPKFLQNMDIFSTQKKIIDPLVTIHLPEKYTIMSYIPSTSISATLLDTNTTSVASFEFFHTRSPRIANKGELQTYLSHLFQASKEDIGLNPVTIGGRTFYELVDTKNPETTKTQSYYGYVSIIDETHLIFLFLTTPEPTQNTLEKIQKSVKDFLGYISFPTVFIFPKIQNIIISNAKISLLATENTMISYDIQEYRGILEDLILDRKDFVMVRNFLGNASQYAQISVFQNSFETEDDTLDMWMEKSTQYRDIPTIKKKVSYKGYKGFLVCNNDFYTDDRGETQDTISCEGVFFVGAKNDSILSAQFVLPRTQGKKIDTIIQQYLNRAVQIPEIGITDFNTQKSVNIAPYSDVGNQSDAYKEALRQLLSYGVLAKRPMFEGESPLTWKEYISLYVWAIYHRRMHETLDTTNSTSPTLEKILSKLPIAWSGYAESEEFYLNRLHILIRLLVAGGSLPSYDFATVSAFDADEYDHEIYGKEWDTINAFETKYFPNKVSPKHAKYTTEFSLTYNPITGLVKKLKKDDTVKDRFLRDGAKDKADAERTARCDMSSVAYFSAECRAMRKSALADMLSYTVLTKGKAIEIILKDMDYTLWDPSLAPKNVPATVPSE from the coding sequence ATGAAAAAAATCCTTCTCTCATTTTGTTTTTTGTCTTTTGTCTTTTGTACTAATGTCTTGGCAGCATCTTCACCAGTTGTGCAGGTGGTTTCTTATAAGGAGCCACTCGGGCTCTATTATCTCCTCCAATGATGGGGGAGTGGATCTATCATAGACAACGCGGGGCATATTATCACGAATAATCATGTCGTCGATGATGGATTTGGAGGCATATCGGATGATTTTGCGATATGTATGACAGAAGATCCAGCATTGCCCCCTCAGTGTCACTACACGGCCTCTGTTGTTTCTCGTGATGCTGATGCTGATGTGGCGATTTTGCAGATAGCGCCTACTGATATTTTTGGTAAAAACGTTGATTTCAGCAAATTTTCGACTCTCCCAATCAATATGGATTATTCACCTGCTTCTGGTGATACTGTAGTGGCTCGTGGATATCCATGGGTAGGTGCCAATACTATCACTGAAACAAAAGGTATCGTCTCAGGCACAGCACAGTATAATGGAAAAAAATATATCAAAACTGACACACTGATCGCCGGTGGTAATTCGGGTGGTCCTCTTATTCAGGATGGAAAGATGGTAGGCATCAACACATTTTTGATTGGTGGCGGGTATGACCCATCCCTTGGTTATTCGCTTTTGATCAGCGAAGCAAAGGATTTTATCACAAAAGCACTCTCTCAGATAAAAACTCTGCAGTCCAATAATCCTCTGTTTCCAAAATTTCTCCAGAATATGGACATATTTTCTACACAGAAAAAAATCATCGATCCTCTGGTGACGATACATCTTCCAGAAAAATACACGATTATGTCCTACATACCGTCGACGAGTATTTCTGCGACACTTTTGGATACCAATACGACTTCCGTTGCTTCGTTTGAGTTTTTTCATACTCGGTCACCGCGCATTGCAAATAAAGGAGAACTTCAGACCTATTTATCTCATTTGTTTCAGGCAAGCAAGGAAGATATTTGACTGAATCCTGTGACTATTGGTGGAAGGACTTTTTATGAATTGGTTGATACGAAAAATCCTGAAACTACTAAGACACAGAGCTACTATGGGTATGTCTCCATTATCGATGAGACACATCTGATATTCTTGTTTTTGACAACGCCTGAGCCGACACAAAATACACTCGAAAAAATACAAAAATCGGTGAAAGATTTTCTCTGATATATTTCTTTCCCGACAGTATTTATATTTCCAAAGATACAAAACATCATTATCTCAAATGCCAAAATCAGTCTTCTCGCTACTGAGAACACGATGATATCCTATGATATTCAGGAATATAGAGGTATTTTAGAGGATCTCATTTTGGATAGGAAAGATTTTGTGATGGTACGAAATTTCCTCGGGAATGCCTCCCAATATGCACAGATATCTGTTTTCCAAAATTCTTTTGAAACAGAAGATGACACGCTCGATATGTGGATGGAAAAGAGTACACAATATCGGGATATTCCCACAATAAAAAAGAAAGTTTCCTACAAATGATATAAGTGATTTTTGGTCTGCAATAATGATTTTTACACAGATGATAGAGGGGAAACTCAGGATACTATCAGCTGTGAAGGAGTCTTTTTTGTTGGAGCAAAAAATGATAGTATTCTTTCGGCTCAATTTGTACTTCCGAGAACTCAGGGCAAAAAAATAGATACGATTATTCAGCAATACTTGAATCGAGCAGTCCAGATACCCGAGATCTGAATCACTGATTTTAATACTCAGAAATCTGTCAACATAGCCCCGTATTCTGATGTAGGCAATCAGTCTGATGCTTATAAGGAAGCTCTTAGGCAGCTTCTTTCTTATGGTGTACTCGCGAAACGACCCATGTTTGAATGAGAGAGTCCATTGACCTGGAAAGAGTATATTTCTCTCTATGTGTGGGCCATCTATCATCGTCGTATGCATGAAACTCTTGATACCACCAATTCTACCAGTCCGACTCTTGAAAAAATTCTCTCTAAACTTCCGATTGCCTGGAGTGGATATGCTGAAAGTGAGGAATTTTATCTCAACCGACTCCACATCCTCATACGATTGCTCGTTGCAGGTGGTAGTTTGCCGAGCTATGATTTTGCTACTGTTTCAGCATTTGATGCCGACGAGTACGACCACGAGATATATGGGAAAGAATGGGACACCATCAATGCATTTGAGACAAAATATTTTCCAAATAAAGTCTCCCCAAAGCATGCAAAGTACACCACAGAATTCTCTCTTACCTATAATCCCATCACATGACTTGTCAAAAAACTCAAAAAGGATGATACCGTGAAAGATAGGTTTTTACGAGATGGTGCAAAAGACAAGGCAGATGCAGAGAGAACCGCACGATGTGATATGAGCTCTGTGGCATACTTTTCGGCTGAATGTAGAGCGATGCGAAAATCTGCACTCGCAGATATGCTCTCCTATACTGTTTTGACAAAATGAAAGGCGATAGAAATAATCTTAAAAGATATGGATTATACCTTGTGGGATCCATCACTTGCTCCTAAAAATGTACCAGCAACTGTCCCCTCAGAATAA
- a CDS encoding class I SAM-dependent methyltransferase: MTHLSLPPFPDYALLDSGDGMKYEQYGIFKVVRPESQALWSRTLPDWPCDAYFDKSMGGQGAWKKIPNVADWMMEYGDLKWQCRWSPYRHVGVFPEQAMHWTWLRQVIQNAKYKVQNLELPTRNSELGTTKEIKVLNLFAYTGIASIACAKEGAQVTHVDASKPTIGWAQKNMSLSGLPENAIRWILEDVIKFVEREARRGNTYDGIIMDPPVFGHGANGEKWEFDTSFPILLENIKKILSPTPLFFLVNTYASSIFSTSLANIVSDILPEGIVEHGELGIQQKNSEKSLTTGVYARWKYL, encoded by the coding sequence ATGACCCATCTCTCACTCCCCCCATTTCCTGACTACGCTCTTCTCGATTCTGGAGACGGTATGAAATATGAACAGTATGGTATTTTTAAAGTAGTACGGCCTGAATCCCAAGCTCTCTGGTCACGTACACTTCCTGATTGGCCCTGTGATGCTTATTTTGATAAAAGTATGGGCGGACAAGGTGCTTGGAAAAAAATCCCAAATGTAGCTGATTGGATGATGGAATATGGCGATCTCAAATGGCAATGTAGGTGGTCACCATATCGTCATGTATGAGTGTTTCCAGAACAAGCGATGCATTGGACTTGGCTTCGCCAAGTAATACAAAATGCAAAATACAAAGTACAAAATTTAGAACTTCCAACTCGGAACTCGGAACTCGGAACTACAAAAGAAATAAAAGTCCTCAATCTCTTCGCCTACACAGGAATCGCTTCCATAGCTTGTGCAAAGGAAGGCGCACAAGTCACGCATGTCGATGCTTCAAAGCCGACGATTGGCTGGGCACAAAAAAATATGTCACTCTCGGGACTACCAGAAAATGCTATACGCTGGATACTGGAAGATGTGATAAAATTTGTCGAACGAGAAGCCCGTCGTGGCAATACCTATGATGGTATTATCATGGATCCTCCTGTATTCTGACACGGTGCCAATGGAGAAAAATGGGAATTTGATACTTCTTTTCCAATTCTCTTGGAAAACATCAAAAAAATCCTCTCGCCAACTCCCCTCTTTTTCCTCGTGAATACGTATGCATCGAGTATCTTCTCAACATCGCTTGCCAATATAGTTTCCGACATTCTTCCGGAGGGAATCGTAGAGCATGGAGAACTCGGTATACAACAAAAAAATAGTGAAAAAAGTCTTACTACGGGAGTCTACGCACGATGGAAATACCTCTAA